Below is a window of Bacillus sp. SM2101 DNA.
AAATTAAGAAAAGGGATTGGTTATTACTAGGCTGGATTGGTTTTATAGGATATTTTGTATCTATTGCTTTTCAATTTATTGGTACAAAATTAGCTGATGCACATACAGGAGCACTAATTACTTCAGTTACACCTGCCTTTACTATCATCTTTGCAAAGTTTGTATTAAAAGAGAGGTTAACAATTGTAAAAGTTATGGCACTGCTTCTGGCAACCTGTGGAGTTGTTGTGGTTATTGGAATAGATATCACTTTCGATACCTATCTACTTGGTGTCATAATTTTAGTAGGAGCTGCAATTACATGGGCAGTACTTTCAGTTTATGTGAAAATTGCATCTCAACGCTATTCAACATTGTTTATTACAACTTATTCCATACTATTTGCATTTATTTTTACAACACCCGTCATGTTATGGGAACTTCAAGTATATGACGTATTTGTTCAAAGCAGTTTAATCATTTTGGGTATTACGTACCTTGGGTTAGTTTCAACAGCAGGAGCTTTTTTTCTTTGGAACAAAGGTATGGAAATCATGGATGCTGGGGTCGGTTCATTATTTTTCTTATTTCAACCAATAGTAGGTTCTTTATTAGGGTGGGTTTTATTAAGTGAAGAACTAAATATTAGTTTCTTTATTGGAGGAATCTTAATTTTAACCGGAGTTGTAGTAGGAAATTTTCAAAAGAGAAAATAACTATTAACTATTGCAGGGAGTTTTTTCTTTCTGCAATAGTATTTAAGCTATACCACCGGTACAATTTTGTTATATTGTCAAAAAATCGCTGACGCATTTCTGTAATGAAAAGCGTCTTTTTTGTTACCTTTAATTGCAGGCATTATTGTACACGCAAGGAATCATATCTAACCTCATTTGTAAGTGTATAATAGCGACCCCTATGTAAATGGTGACTGTTTATAAAAGTGTTGAATAATTTTTTTCCCACCTTATGTAATGATTCATAGGCGTATTCTAACAAAGTAAAAAAAGTGATTTTTCAAAAAATATGATAATATAAGTTTAATTCATATGATAAGAGGTGAGTTTAGTTGAGTAGAGTTGATCAGGGTACAAAGTTATATATAAGAAAATTGCTTTTATTGGGAGAAACTGCACTTTCCGTAAACAGACGAGAGGGAAGTCATTTTCTATTTTAATTAGATTTTCAATGTAAATTTGAAATTCTAAATGAATTTTTGAGGGTTATATTAGAGGAATTTCATAATTCCATTAGTAAATATGGAAGGTAATATACTTATGTGTTATTAGTCCCATATAAAATTCATAAAAATGTTAATTGATGTAAAAGTAATAAAAAGTGACAACGTTTGTCGTTGTAATAATAGTTTTAAAACAAGGAGAATGTGCAATGAATCCATCGATATTGGCATATACAAAGATTTTCTTAGCTATGGCAATTGTGGGAAGCTCAGTGGTTTTTGGGAAACTTATTATTTCAAGTTTTCCAGTTTTTTTAGCATCGGAATTACGATTTCTTGTTGCAACAATCATTCTGGTTCCATTTTTATTGCTACAAGAAAAACAATTTCCATCTATTAGATTAAAAGACTTATTCATTCTATTTTTTCAAGCATTTACAGGAGTATTTTTGTTTAATATTTTTATGCTATACGGTTTAAAATATACGACTGCAATTGAAGCAGGGATCATAACAAGCACTCTCCCAGCAGTGATAGGCTTAGTATCTTTTTTATTCTTAAAAGAAAGACTGTCAAGAACAAAAGGGTTGGGGATTATTTTTGCAGTATTAGGCGTATTGTTGATTAATCTTATAGATGGGGAATTAGGTACCGTCAATTCATTATTAGGAAACCTTTTAATATTTGGAACAGTATTGGGTGAAACATTGTTTATTACAATAGGGAAATCTGTATCTAATAGGTTCACACCCCTTACAATATCAACGTTGATGAGTATTTTTGGTCTTATGATGTTTTTACCATTTGCAATTTATGAAGCTAAAGAATTTGACTTTTCAAGTGTTGGTATAATGGATTGGATGAATATTTTATATTTTGGAATCGTTGTAACGGTACTTGCTTTTCTCTTAATGTATCAAGGTTTATCAACAGTTCCTGCAAGCTCAGCTGGAGTTTTAACAAGTGTAATTCCATTCAGTTCTGTAATCCTTTCCTTTCTAATTTTAAAAGAAGAGCTTTTAGTGTCACATTTGTTTGGGATGTTGTTTGTTTTAATTGCTATTTTCTTTATTTCAAAGGACTCATCCGGTGAGAAATTTGAAACAAAGTCTTCTATTTCTCAATCAAGATAAACTTCGTTTCTCTGAAATGAAGACTTTACTTGAACGTCACTTATGGACTCCATGTTTTCTTTTATCATCAATCTTTTTCACAGGATGTTTTCACATTGATTGATAATTTTCCTCTTAAGACATAAGTATATATCGCGTTCATGACTTTTTTATCATTAGATAAAGTTTTTATAAGGTTCAGTTGATCTTTTATTCATGACGAGGGGAAATAGACTCTTCTCGTTTGGTCCAGCAACAATCCATGGCTATATATAGATCATGGTGCTTAACTGTATTAATTCATAGAATTGTCTTTTTTTATTGTTAGTGTGGCACTATAATGAAAAGGAAATATTGGATAATATGTAAAAGGAGTGTATGTATGGAATTATTGGCAATTATTTTTGTTTTGATTGTAGCTTTTGAGCACATATATATCATGCTTCTTGAGATGTTTTTTTCGACAAGTAGAACAGCCCAAAAAGCTTTTGGAGTGACAAAAGATGTACTCGAAATTCCAAAGGTGAAAATTTTATTTGCTAATCAGGGTTTGTATAATGGGTTTCTAGCAGCTGGCTTGATCTGGGGACTATTTTTTGTTCCAGATTCAAGTAAAATTATGATTCAGCTTTTCTTCTTAATTTGTGTGATAATTGCTTCGATATTTGGAGCCCTGACAGCAAATAAAGGAATTTTTATTAAGCAAGGAACTCCTGCAATTTTAGCGGTTATTATCATTCTATTTTCAAAATAAAAGAAGAAGTAATTGTGATTCGAAACAGCACTGTTGTTTGAAATATAGTAGTGAATAGTTATAAAATTGTAGTTTAGCAGATGTTATATAACATGGAATTCTTTAAGAATAGCTGTTTTCTCATTGATTGATATTATTTACACGTCTTCATGAAGAGTTTACGGCTTCTGTTCTTCGCTATTAAACCTTAACAATGATTTAATAGTCATTATTAAGGTTTAATTTTGTGAAGAATACAGCAACAAAGTTTAGGGTAAGAATTTTATGAAAAAAGGTAGTAATTATATAGCATTAAATGAAAAAATGTAATAAAAGTATCTCTTTTAAAAACACTTTTTCTGTTCGCCCATGTTAAGATAAATAGTGGTGTTTCTTTAATGATAGATTTCTATTATTCCAGAGTCTATTAATAACTTTGAGAGGTGACATATGAAACGCAGTAAAAATCAATCATCAAAATTTCTAATAGCACTTCCTTTAATAATTATTGCCTTGATATCTTTACTTATTATAGTAAATAAAGAGAGTCAAAAACCTGGTAGTGATATGGCTTCACACCCACCTATTGAGAATCAACCTACTATAGGACATGCTGATGCACCAGTTTCTATTGTTGAGTTTGGAGATTTTTTGTGTCCGGCTTGTAAGAGCTGGGGAGAGTATATTTACCCAGAATTAAAGAAGGATTATATTGATACGGGTTTAGTAAAATTATCTTATGTAAATGTGTTATTCCATGGGGAAGAATCAATTCTAGCTTCACTTGCTGCCGAAGAAGTATATAAGAATGACCCACAAGCATACTGGGATTTTCATAAGAAATTGTTTAGTGAACAACCTGAAGAGCATGTAGGACAATGGGTTACGATAGAGAAAATTCTTGAAGTTGCCGAAGCCACAACAAATATCGACTTACAACAATTAGAGAATGATTTAATTGAAAAGTCAACAATGGATGAAGTAAGTATTGACGATAATTTAGTGAAAGAATATGAAGTTGAAATGACTCCATCGGTTATTATAAACGGGGTTATGATGGACAATCCTATGGATTATGATGCAATAAAGAAATTAATAGAACAACAACTAGAGGACAATTAAATGATGAAGGATTCCAGTAGAGAAGGTAGCGGTCAATTCTTCCTATATGGTGCATGGCTAGTTTCTTTAATAGCGACCTTTGGAAGTCTATATTTTAGTGAGATTAGAGAGTTTATTCCTTGTGAGCTGTGTTGGTATCAACGAATATTAATGTACCCACTAACTCTAATATTAGGTATCGGTACTTATCAAAATGATATAAGTGTAAAAAAATTTGTTCTTCCGATGTCAATTTTAGGATTTTGTATTTCTCTTCTACATTATTTAGAACAGAAGATACCTGGTTTTGGTGGAATAAAGCCATGTGTTAACGGTGTTCCTTGTAGTAATGAGTATATTAATTGGTTTGGCTTTATTACGATTCCTTTTTTAGCTTTAGTTGCTTTTACTTTAATCACATTATTGCTTTTGTTAGGGTCAAAAAAATATAAAAAATAGAGTAGCTGTAAGAAATAATTGCTAAAAATAATACTAGCAAGTTGAAGCTGTTTTTTAGGTCTATCTTTATTATGATAGGCTTTTTTTTATATATAATTACAATTTACACCATAAACGACTAGTTTGT
It encodes the following:
- a CDS encoding DMT family transporter — its product is MKQNLLGATCLSLAASIWGGMYVVSKYVLEFVPPFTLMWLRYMIGFAFLVTILKTCRVKKRNEVKIKKRDWLLLGWIGFIGYFVSIAFQFIGTKLADAHTGALITSVTPAFTIIFAKFVLKERLTIVKVMALLLATCGVVVVIGIDITFDTYLLGVIILVGAAITWAVLSVYVKIASQRYSTLFITTYSILFAFIFTTPVMLWELQVYDVFVQSSLIILGITYLGLVSTAGAFFLWNKGMEIMDAGVGSLFFLFQPIVGSLLGWVLLSEELNISFFIGGILILTGVVVGNFQKRK
- a CDS encoding DMT family transporter, whose protein sequence is MNPSILAYTKIFLAMAIVGSSVVFGKLIISSFPVFLASELRFLVATIILVPFLLLQEKQFPSIRLKDLFILFFQAFTGVFLFNIFMLYGLKYTTAIEAGIITSTLPAVIGLVSFLFLKERLSRTKGLGIIFAVLGVLLINLIDGELGTVNSLLGNLLIFGTVLGETLFITIGKSVSNRFTPLTISTLMSIFGLMMFLPFAIYEAKEFDFSSVGIMDWMNILYFGIVVTVLAFLLMYQGLSTVPASSAGVLTSVIPFSSVILSFLILKEELLVSHLFGMLFVLIAIFFISKDSSGEKFETKSSISQSR
- a CDS encoding DUF1304 domain-containing protein, translating into MELLAIIFVLIVAFEHIYIMLLEMFFSTSRTAQKAFGVTKDVLEIPKVKILFANQGLYNGFLAAGLIWGLFFVPDSSKIMIQLFFLICVIIASIFGALTANKGIFIKQGTPAILAVIIILFSK
- a CDS encoding DsbA family protein, coding for MKRSKNQSSKFLIALPLIIIALISLLIIVNKESQKPGSDMASHPPIENQPTIGHADAPVSIVEFGDFLCPACKSWGEYIYPELKKDYIDTGLVKLSYVNVLFHGEESILASLAAEEVYKNDPQAYWDFHKKLFSEQPEEHVGQWVTIEKILEVAEATTNIDLQQLENDLIEKSTMDEVSIDDNLVKEYEVEMTPSVIINGVMMDNPMDYDAIKKLIEQQLEDN
- a CDS encoding disulfide oxidoreductase, producing MKDSSREGSGQFFLYGAWLVSLIATFGSLYFSEIREFIPCELCWYQRILMYPLTLILGIGTYQNDISVKKFVLPMSILGFCISLLHYLEQKIPGFGGIKPCVNGVPCSNEYINWFGFITIPFLALVAFTLITLLLLLGSKKYKK